One stretch of Acholeplasma laidlawii PG-8A DNA includes these proteins:
- a CDS encoding S16 family serine protease: MKQTSKLKTLFHSVIFAYIYLMIALVIPTNYSVTAPNKSRSTNTMVSIEGKNQTPHLKSVSVLTMSRITGFARMLYEMNPQFEVEPLQYAESVLSPYENHLRGIIQKEASFEQSLITAYTLAHETNASITIDYDLIGMIIDFRSPEYNTLKIGDIITDIDDNNFTDYETMGMYFILNEGDFKLDVLRDDKHLEITINKTNDAIFRFYPKYQINQASPQYSLPGMDTNLTGPSAGMMYTLSIYFALIDYDAINVDIVGTGTIRYNHEIGPIGGLVQKIYGAQKEGIKHFLVPAVHYDEVKNLSHLINIYPVATIEEAIEVITNEILN; encoded by the coding sequence TTGAAACAGACAAGTAAATTAAAAACACTATTTCACAGTGTCATATTTGCATATATTTACTTAATGATTGCCTTAGTTATACCAACTAATTATAGTGTGACAGCACCAAATAAGTCACGTTCAACAAATACCATGGTTAGCATTGAAGGCAAAAATCAAACACCACATTTAAAGTCGGTGTCTGTTTTAACCATGTCAAGGATTACCGGATTTGCTCGTATGCTTTATGAGATGAACCCTCAGTTTGAAGTAGAACCACTACAATATGCTGAATCAGTACTATCTCCTTATGAGAATCATCTTCGAGGCATCATTCAAAAAGAAGCATCATTTGAGCAATCTTTAATTACTGCATACACATTAGCACATGAGACTAACGCTAGTATAACTATTGATTACGATTTAATTGGTATGATAATTGACTTTAGATCGCCTGAATACAATACATTAAAAATTGGTGATATCATCACAGATATTGATGATAATAACTTTACTGATTATGAAACAATGGGGATGTATTTTATTCTTAATGAAGGTGACTTTAAACTCGATGTGCTTAGAGATGATAAACATTTAGAGATTACAATTAATAAAACAAACGATGCGATATTTAGGTTTTATCCAAAATATCAAATTAATCAAGCATCACCACAGTATAGTCTGCCTGGCATGGACACCAATCTAACTGGTCCATCTGCGGGTATGATGTATACCTTAAGTATTTATTTTGCTTTAATCGATTATGATGCGATTAATGTGGATATTGTTGGAACTGGAACAATTAGATATAATCATGAAATCGGTCCTATTGGTGGATTAGTTCAAAAAATATATGGTGCACAAAAAGAAGGTATCAAACACTTCCTAGTACCTGCAGTGCATTACGATGAAGTGAAGAACTTATCACACTTAATTAATATCTATCCAGTAGCCACAATTGAAGAAGCAATCGAGGTTATAACCAATGAAATACTTAACTAA
- a CDS encoding deoxycytidylate deaminase, which translates to MKNQNYISWDQYFMGVAKLSALRSKDPNTQVGACIINPDRRIVAIGYNGLPMGLSDDEDFWQKNEDYSKSKYAYVVHAEANAILNATTSLKDATLYVTLFPCNECMKLLVQAGVKEIVYMSDKDKGKESHIASTTMMKKAGIKARQIQLETIVLETDK; encoded by the coding sequence TGTTGCAAAACTATCCGCTCTAAGATCAAAAGATCCAAATACTCAAGTAGGTGCTTGTATTATTAATCCGGATAGACGTATTGTTGCAATCGGATATAATGGCTTACCAATGGGTTTATCAGATGATGAAGATTTTTGGCAAAAAAATGAGGACTACTCAAAATCAAAATATGCATATGTCGTGCATGCAGAGGCTAATGCAATTTTAAATGCAACAACTAGTCTTAAAGATGCAACCCTATATGTCACGTTATTTCCATGTAATGAATGTATGAAACTACTTGTACAAGCAGGTGTTAAAGAAATTGTTTACATGTCAGATAAGGATAAAGGTAAAGAAAGTCATATTGCATCAACAACAATGATGAAAAAAGCAGGTATCAAAGCAAGACAAATTCAATTGGAGACAATCGTACTTGAAACAGACAAGTAA